The proteins below come from a single Dinghuibacter silviterrae genomic window:
- a CDS encoding HigA family addiction module antitoxin translates to MENQHVIVGTNKQIIHSPVAVHPGEILKDEIEARKLVKMEVAKSLGIQPGHLSELFKGKRNISPLLALKLQHLLDISAETWLRLQNSYDLTILRSLMAKDKTRTRKKKSVA, encoded by the coding sequence ATGGAAAACCAACACGTCATTGTAGGAACCAACAAACAAATCATCCATTCCCCCGTTGCCGTACATCCCGGCGAAATTTTGAAGGACGAAATTGAAGCGCGCAAGCTGGTTAAAATGGAAGTCGCAAAATCCCTGGGGATACAGCCGGGCCACCTCAGCGAGCTGTTTAAAGGGAAGCGCAACATATCCCCTTTGCTCGCATTGAAACTGCAACACCTGCTCGATATATCTGCCGAAACCTGGTTACGGCTTCAAAATTCCTATGACCTGACCATACTCCGGTCATTGATGGCAAAGGACAAAACGCGTACCCGGAAAAAGAAATCCGTGGCTTAG
- a CDS encoding type II toxin-antitoxin system RelE/ParE family toxin, which produces MEVVFRNASLEVLYRSGRETGKPVFGKEVIRSFIRKIAVLKEATHAIELTAFKSLHFEALTKEERFRGMHSIRVNDRYRLVLKIAKEIVEIHELTDYH; this is translated from the coding sequence ATGGAAGTCGTATTTAGAAACGCTAGCCTGGAAGTGTTGTATAGAAGTGGAAGAGAAACCGGGAAGCCGGTTTTTGGAAAGGAGGTGATCCGAAGCTTTATAAGAAAGATCGCGGTTCTAAAGGAAGCTACGCACGCCATCGAGTTGACCGCCTTCAAAAGCCTGCATTTCGAAGCGCTGACGAAAGAGGAAAGATTCCGGGGAATGCACAGTATCCGGGTGAACGACCGATACAGGCTCGTACTGAAGATCGCAAAGGAAATCGTAGAGATCCACGAACTCACCGATTATCATTAG
- a CDS encoding acetyl-CoA C-acyltransferase, whose protein sequence is MAQKEVFIIGTARTPIGSFNGALASVPAPRLGAVAIKAALERAGVDPGQVREVFMGNVLPANIGQAPANQASIFAGIPTSVPCTTVNKVCASGMKAIMTGTQGILLGDVNVVVAGGMESMSNVPYYLDKARNGYRMGHGQVIDGMLKDGLWDPYKDYAMGNAGELCSTKYGLTRELQDAYAIKSYERAADAYAKGYFAEELTPVEVAGKEPITVREDEEYKRVKFDKIPTLKPAFTKDGAITAANASKINDGAAAVVLADAETVKKNGWKPLAKIVSYADASQDPEWFTTTPTLAMLRALQKAGLKTEDIDVFEINEAFSCVAMANAKDMGIPFQKLNVWGGAVALGHPIGCSGARITVTLLSILRQTGGRFGLAGICNGGGGASALLIERL, encoded by the coding sequence ATGGCACAAAAAGAAGTCTTCATCATAGGCACCGCCCGCACCCCCATCGGCAGTTTTAACGGCGCCCTGGCGTCCGTACCGGCGCCCCGGCTGGGAGCCGTGGCCATCAAGGCCGCGCTGGAAAGGGCGGGGGTGGACCCCGGGCAGGTTCGGGAAGTATTTATGGGGAACGTGCTCCCGGCGAACATAGGGCAGGCCCCGGCCAACCAGGCCAGTATTTTCGCGGGGATTCCTACGTCGGTCCCCTGTACCACGGTGAATAAGGTCTGCGCTTCGGGGATGAAGGCCATCATGACCGGCACCCAGGGCATCCTGCTCGGGGACGTCAACGTGGTGGTGGCCGGTGGGATGGAGAGCATGTCCAACGTGCCGTATTACCTCGATAAAGCCCGGAACGGCTACCGGATGGGACACGGGCAGGTGATCGACGGGATGTTGAAGGACGGGCTCTGGGACCCCTATAAAGATTATGCGATGGGAAATGCGGGGGAACTTTGCAGTACGAAATACGGGTTGACCCGCGAGCTGCAGGACGCTTACGCCATAAAAAGCTACGAACGTGCGGCCGATGCTTATGCCAAAGGCTACTTCGCAGAAGAGCTGACCCCGGTGGAGGTAGCCGGGAAGGAACCCATCACCGTGAGGGAGGACGAAGAGTACAAACGGGTCAAATTCGACAAGATACCCACCTTGAAACCGGCGTTTACAAAGGACGGCGCCATCACGGCGGCCAACGCGTCCAAGATCAACGACGGGGCTGCTGCCGTCGTTCTGGCGGATGCAGAGACGGTCAAAAAGAACGGCTGGAAACCGCTGGCTAAAATCGTGTCTTATGCAGACGCCAGTCAGGATCCCGAATGGTTTACCACGACGCCGACCCTGGCGATGCTTCGTGCCCTCCAAAAAGCGGGGCTGAAAACGGAAGACATTGACGTTTTCGAGATCAATGAAGCCTTTAGCTGCGTGGCGATGGCCAACGCCAAGGATATGGGGATTCCCTTTCAAAAGCTCAACGTGTGGGGTGGGGCGGTGGCGCTCGGGCACCCGATCGGTTGCAGCGGGGCACGGATCACCGTGACGCTGTTGAGCATCCTGCGGCAGACGGGCGGGCGTTTCGGCCTGGCCGGTATCTGTAACGGGGGCGGGGGCGCCAGCGCGCTGCTGATCGAGCGGCTCTAG
- a CDS encoding STM3941 family protein — MLAMPQDTPIEIARNKKNLAWYLAGGLLFFAIGLFLLIDPGSFLDSKWITPFIIEAVGVSIMVAGGIYSYIMAVRIATVFPAMIISDKDIYDHTGTPGDGLINWDDISGIRESEIKGKRYLTIDVKHPQLYIDRQRNTGKRKVLVRLLEQTGSPIQIPAHEVDYDLRSLITLLETRLAAYRLTGAR, encoded by the coding sequence ATGCTTGCTATGCCCCAGGACACACCGATCGAAATCGCCCGTAACAAAAAGAACCTGGCCTGGTACCTGGCCGGGGGATTACTCTTTTTTGCCATAGGTCTTTTCCTCCTCATCGACCCCGGTTCCTTCCTCGACTCCAAATGGATCACGCCCTTTATCATCGAAGCCGTGGGCGTTTCCATCATGGTGGCCGGGGGAATCTACAGCTACATCATGGCCGTCCGTATCGCCACCGTTTTCCCCGCAATGATCATTTCGGACAAGGACATCTACGACCATACCGGCACCCCGGGAGACGGGCTCATCAACTGGGACGACATCTCTGGGATCCGCGAGTCTGAGATTAAAGGCAAACGATACCTGACCATCGATGTCAAACACCCGCAGCTGTACATCGACCGCCAGCGGAACACCGGCAAACGGAAGGTCCTCGTGCGCCTGCTCGAACAAACCGGTTCGCCGATCCAGATACCGGCACACGAGGTCGACTATGACCTGCGGAGCCTGATTACGTTGCTGGAGACGAGGCTGGCGGCCTATCGGCTTACAGGCGCCCGGTAA
- a CDS encoding sensor histidine kinase: MEEYTQEDPMNALDTGGAMVQDTFHACPHPILALGPVFDAGGCLTDFAILTANHALGVFLDRPGLDFTGCLMRRDLPMLGSYGLFEVYATALQRDRPMQVDLYLEERGKWVEVALVRNPQGLVATITDVTEKKRVEQQLKSNYVEQVTLNRALRQSNHHLQQFASTASHDLQEPLRKILLFSQLLKDKYGPDLQEGGLVYIDKILRSALRTQSLITDVLAYASLPTQGVPFERTSLKNLLADILEDLELVIREKKARIFLFMGPLPDADVLPGQIRQVFQNILGNALKFTRDDVPPVLRISADLIARPAFDAPALELLDPGTALSERGTFVRIRFCDNGIGFDPQYAGTIFDLFQRLHSKDKYEGTGIGLAITKKIVEAHGGMITARGREGEGAEFTLLLPLRHRA, translated from the coding sequence GTGGAAGAATATACACAGGAAGATCCTATGAACGCCCTTGACACCGGCGGCGCGATGGTGCAGGACACCTTTCATGCCTGCCCCCACCCCATTCTTGCGCTGGGGCCCGTGTTCGATGCCGGCGGCTGTTTAACCGACTTTGCTATCTTGACCGCCAACCACGCGCTGGGCGTTTTTCTCGACAGGCCCGGCCTGGACTTTACCGGGTGCCTGATGCGCAGGGACCTCCCCATGCTGGGGTCTTACGGCCTTTTCGAGGTGTACGCCACCGCGCTCCAGCGGGACCGGCCCATGCAAGTGGACCTTTACCTGGAAGAACGGGGCAAATGGGTGGAAGTCGCCCTGGTCCGGAACCCGCAGGGTCTCGTCGCCACCATCACGGACGTCACGGAGAAAAAGCGCGTGGAGCAACAACTCAAGAGCAACTATGTGGAACAGGTGACCCTTAACCGCGCCCTCCGTCAAAGCAACCACCACCTGCAACAGTTTGCGTCTACCGCTTCCCACGACCTCCAGGAACCCTTGCGGAAGATCCTCCTGTTCTCCCAACTGCTCAAAGACAAGTATGGACCGGACCTGCAGGAAGGCGGTTTGGTATACATCGACAAGATCCTTCGCTCCGCGCTGCGCACCCAATCGCTGATCACCGACGTCCTCGCCTACGCCAGCCTGCCCACCCAGGGCGTCCCGTTTGAACGGACCTCCCTGAAAAACCTTCTGGCCGACATCCTGGAAGACCTGGAGCTGGTCATCCGGGAGAAAAAGGCGCGGATCTTCCTGTTCATGGGTCCGCTCCCCGACGCCGACGTCCTCCCCGGCCAGATCCGGCAGGTGTTTCAAAACATCCTTGGGAACGCCCTGAAGTTCACCCGGGACGACGTCCCGCCCGTGCTCCGGATCAGCGCCGACCTGATTGCCCGTCCGGCCTTTGACGCGCCGGCCCTGGAGCTCCTCGACCCCGGCACCGCCCTGTCCGAACGCGGGACCTTTGTCCGCATCCGCTTTTGCGACAATGGGATTGGCTTTGACCCCCAATACGCCGGTACGATCTTCGACCTTTTCCAACGCCTCCATTCCAAGGACAAATACGAGGGGACCGGGATCGGGCTGGCGATCACCAAAAAGATCGTCGAGGCCCACGGGGGGATGATTACGGCACGGGGGCGCGAGGGGGAGGGGGCGGAATTCACCCTTCTTTTGCCGCTACGGCACCGGGCCTGA